From Polyodon spathula isolate WHYD16114869_AA unplaced genomic scaffold, ASM1765450v1 scaffolds_2634, whole genome shotgun sequence:
AGCTCGTGCTTGCAGGTGTGACTGGATTCTTTGAGACAGGCCTCTTGAAAGAAAGTAACACACAAACAATCAAGAGTTTGAATctcagattttatttaaaaaaaaaaaaaacttactattTTATGTTGCACAAGAATACGATGTGACTCTGACTGCTGAACTCCCAGACACCCTCGTCAATGTTAATGTATAACCAGAGCCATTAGCTCAGCCAGCAACCCCTCTCTGAACCTTTAGCAGCTCAGGGTCCCGTAGAGTGTGCAGCAGGGACTAAAACTCAAGAGATCAGGTACTATTTTTGCTCatctttaactttaaacactcacaTCGGAATTATTTTAGCACTTGAAAAACACTTTCTTCTGAGTAGtgatttctgtattttgaaaACGGCACATTATATACATGGATTTTTTAAACAGATTCTTGTCGCAGATACAAGCTTCACTTTCATGTTAAATGCGGTCACATGCTTTgtctttataaaatgttgtagaTAGAGGGATCACAGGAAAGTAAAGAATATTATTCTGTGTTGAGATTAACACACAGAACCCCTTTTTTTCTACCTGGCAATTTACAAACACACCACAAGTACAAGAACATTAACTGATCACAGGCCAGACTGTGCACAAACCACAACAGGCATCCCAGACACCGTCCCACCAAACTGTGACATGGCAAGCCCTGCTTTAGTAAAAGCCAGACACTAAGCAAAACTTTTGCATAAAGACCCCACCAGTATTAATATAGTGGACAGATGTTCATACAttacaatcattttaataaatccAATTTCTTacactgtacaataaataagAGTGTTGTAACTGAGACGGGTCAAGAGGAACACTTGGTTGTAATAGACCTGaactgcatatttaaatacagggCAGTCCTCCAGCAGCTGAGAGTGCTCAAGTGTGAATGTGGCAGAAATCTGGaagtttttcttgtttctttgtaACTAtgatggtgctgctgctgcagactCAGACCTGGACAGTGTCAGAAATGTACACACCTTATGATGCTACTGACACTGTCTCCAGTACAGTCCTTTTTGGTGGTTTTAAATAAGTTAAGTTCAATCAAAAGGTATGCAAAATACAGGACCAGACAAAGCAAGGTCTATCCTCACTGAAAAGCAGCCAAATGCCATTCCAGATAACGTATCATAATTATCACCTTTATCATTTTtacaacatgacaaaaaaaacaaaacaaaaaacacatctttaaaaatgCTGACAAGATATACTTCTGAACtattaaattacaaaattatgAGAGAACAGAAAAACCAGCCATGTATAGAATACTGCAAAAACACAGTATACAAGAATGACTTGTGCGTGTTATTCGCTCAGGAGAGTAGATGAGCGTTGCCTTCCCAAGCTTCTTCAGCCCCCTGCCCCAGGTGTGGATGCCCCAGGGCAATTCAGCGTGGTGCGGGGCTCTACTGCTGCCCCTCCTTCTTCTCTTCACTGCCAGAACCGCTGCTACCACCACTGCCACTACTGCCCTCCCGATCAGATGCCATctggaaatacaaaacaatattaaaaatcaCATTGTTCAAACAAGTTTAAGTACTTATACAGTGCTCCCGGAGAggctcgacaatgacacaaagcaaTCCGGAAGGGCACTGCAAAACCCCAAGGCTGTGCCACAGAAAGAGTAACCACACAGCTCGAGGAGAGACGTCAAGGGGACCCAGGGTACCTACCTTCTTGTAGGCCATCTCGAAGAGTTTGAGCGATGCCTGCTGCAGGGTGCTCGCAGCCTGCTTGATGTTTTCACCAGTCTCAGAGTCCTTCCTGGCCAGCAGCTCTCTCACTTTGGCGATCTCTTCTTTCAGTTTGTTGcactgagaggaggaggaggaggcgtcGTTACTACAGTTACAACAGCAAGGGCCTTCAGTAATTACAGGAGGAGTGCACTGGTTCCCATAATCTACCTGAAGTCAGATCTCAATGTAATGTATACGAATCAGGAAATGCAGCTGGAATAGTTGCTTTAATAGGAATATATAGGAGCACAGTCTAGAAAGGGACCCCATTCCAATCACTGCcagcactgaacacactgcaAGGCATAGAAGAATTCCACTGCACAGCTGGGAAAGAAATACAACTCC
This genomic window contains:
- the LOC121310844 gene encoding stress-70 protein, mitochondrial-like; amino-acid sequence: MVKNAEKYAEEDRRRKVDYGNQCTPPVITEGPCCCNCSNDASSSSSQCNKLKEEIAKVRELLARKDSETGENIKQAASTLQQASLKLFEMAYKKMASDREGSSGSGGSSGSGSEEKKEGQQ